A window of Exiguobacterium sp. FSL W8-0210 genomic DNA:
TATGCACGCGACATCACGCGGGATGACCCGTACATGCTCGGTCGTATCATCGCACGTCCATTCCTTGGTGAAGCAGGAGCGTGGGTCCGGACAGCGAACCGTCACGACTATGCCCTTAAACCATTCGACCGGACGGTCATGAACGAACTCGAGACGGCAGGACTCGATGTCATCTCGCTCGGTAAGATTGCTGATATCTACGATGGAGAAGGTGTCACGGATGCAATCCGGACGAAGTCGAACATGGACGGGATGGATCAGCTCGTGAAACAACTCGATCGTGATTTCAACGGACTTTGCTTCTTAAACCTTGTCGATTTCGATGCGTTGTTCGGACACCGTCGTGATCCACAAGGTTATGGACAAGCACTCGAAGAGTTCGATGCGCGTCTTCCGGAAGTGTTTGCTCGCTTAAACGAAGACGATCTCTTGATCATCACGGCTGACCACGGAAACGATCCGGTTCATGCTGGGACTGACCATACACGGGAATACGTACCATTGCTTGCCTACCATAAAAATGGTGTTGCAAAACCGCTCGGTATCCGTGAAACGTTCGCTGATCTTGGAGCGACGGTCGCAGAAAACTTCGCCGTCAAGATGCCGGCACATGGAACAAGCTTTTTAACAGAACTATAATTCGAGGGAGCGATTCAGATGACAGTCAACTGGAATGAAACACGTTCATTTTTAGAAAGCAAGATGCAGGCAAAACCGGAGATCGGATTGATTCTCGGTTCAGGACTGGGTGTCCTCGCGGATGAGATCGAAAACCCGATCGCGATTCCATATCATGAAATTCCGAACTTCCCGGTATCGACGGTCGAAGGACACGCGGGACAACTCGTCTTCGGTACTCTTGAAGGAAAACAAGTCGTTGCGATGCAAGGGCGATTCCACTTCTACGAAGGATATTCGATGGATATGGTCACGTTCCCAGTCCGTGTCATGAAAGCGATCGGCGTCGAGACATTGATCGTCACGAACGCAGCGGGTGCTTGTAACGAAGCGTTCGAACCAGGTGATTTGATGTTGATCACGGATCACATCAACTTCTTCGGTACGAACCCATTGATCGGGAAGAACGTCGATGAGATGGGACCACGTTTCCCGGATATGTCGAAGCCGTATGATGCGGAATTACTTCGTCTTGCACAGGAAACAGCGGACGAGCTCGGAATCCGTGTCCGTCAAGGTGTCTACTTCGGAAACACTGGTCCGACGTATGAGACGCCAGCAGAAGTCAAGATGGCACGGATGCTTGGAGGAGACGTCGTCGGTATGTCGACGGTCCCTGAAGTCATCGTTGCCCGTCATTCCGATATGCGAGTCCTTGGGATCTCATGTGTCTCGAACATGGCAGCAGGTATTCTCGACCAACCGTTACATCATGATGAAGTCATCGAAACGACAGAACGTGTCCGGGCACACTTCCTATCACTCGTTCGCGGTTCGATCAAAAAAATGTAACGACTGTTTATAAAACTCACAAACCACTCCTGAGGAGGAACTAGATTATGCGTATGGTAGATTTGATTGCAACAAAACGAGACGGTGGCGAACTCGCAACAGCTGATATTCAAGCAATGGTAGAAGGATTCACGAACGGAGAGATTCCGGATTACCAAATGTCAGCGATGTCGATGGCGATTTTCTATCAAGGAATGTCAGATCGTGAAATCGCTGATTTGACGATGGCGATGGTCAACTCGGGTGACGTGATCGACCTTTCGCGTATCCACGGTAAAAAAGTCGACAAACACTCGACTGGCGGTGTTGGTGACAAGATCAGTCTAATCGTCGCACCACTCGTTGCGTCAATCGGTATTCCGGTTGCGAAGATGAGCGGTCGTGGACTCGGTCATACAGGTGGAACAATCGACAAACTCGAAGCGTTCCCTGGTTTTGACGTTGAGCTTTCAGAAGAAGCGTTCGTCTCACAAGTCAACGACATCAAGATGGCAATCATCGGTCAAACGGGTAACCTGACGCCTGCAGACAAAAAACTTTACGCCCTTCGTGATGTCACGGCGACAGTCAACTCGATTCCATTGATCGCAAGTTCGATTATGTCGAAAAAGATTGCAGCAGGAGCAGACAGCATCGTACTCGACGTTAAGACGGGTTCTGGTGCCTTCATGAAATCGTTCGAAGATGCAAAAGCACTTGCGACAGAGATGGTTTCGATCGGTAAGAGTGTCAACCGTAAGACGGTTGCTGTCATTACAGACATGGATCAGCCGCTCGGCTTTGAAATCGGTAACGCAAACGAAGTCAAGGAAGCGATCGAAGTCCTTCAAGGAAAAGATGTCCGTGACTTAAAAGTCATCGCCTTGACAATCGCTTCACACATGGCAGTCCTCGGTGAGTTCTACCCGACGTTCGATGAAGCATATGCGGATCTCGAAACACGTCTCGGTAACGGAGCAGCACTTGACGTCTTCAAGAAGTTCATCGCAGCTCAAGGTGGCGACGCTTCACTCGTTGACGACATGACAAAAGCACTTGAAACGAAATACGAAAAAACATTCGTTGCTTCAAAAGCGGGTTACGTCTCTGAAATCATCGCTGACGAAGTCGGTGTTGCAGCGATGATCCTCGGTGCAGGACGCGCGACGAAAGCAGATGAGATCGATCACGCAGCAAGCGTTACGTTGCACAAGAAAGTCGGCGATCGTGTTGAAGTCGGCGATGTCATCGCAACGCTTCGTTCAAACAAAGAAACGCTCGACCAAGCAATCGAAAAAATGGATCACGCATACCATATCAGTGAAACGAAACCGGAAGCACGTCCGCTCGTTCACGCTGTCATCCAGTAATCCATCCGATAAGCAATATCTGAGTAGTGGACTTCGTCCGCTACTCTTTTTTTATGAGACGGTTTGTCAAATTAAGTGCAACACTTCTTCTGTGAAGACCTCGTATGCAGTTTTCCAGTTGAGACATTTTCGCGGTCTCCCATTGATCCAGGCGAGCGCTTGAGCGAGTTCAGTACGACTGACCTTTCCGAAATCTGTCCCCTTCGGGAAAAATTCACGGAGAAGACCATTGGCGTTCTCGTTACTCCCACGCTGCCAAGAAGAATACGGATCCGCAAAATACATCGGTACGCCTAACGTGTCACGAATTCGTTCATGACAACTAAACTCTTTTCCACGATCTGTCGTCGCAGTTTGGAACGTTCCCAACGGGAAGTAAAGATGCAATGCTTGAATCGCAGACTCCATCGATTGAGCGGACCGATCTTCCATCGGTACAGCGAGATAGAAGCGGCTCTTTCGCTCGACGAACGTTGCGACACAGGCTTTAGATTTCCCTCTACCCGAGACAACAGTATCAAGCTCCCAATGTCCGAACGTTTGACGCGCTTTGACGTCAGCCGGACGTTTACTGATCGGCAGTCCGACGTTGAAGCGTCCACGCGTCTCACGTGGTTTCTGACGCTTTCCTTTTTGTCGGAGGAGTCCAGAATCGGCCTCGACGAGGCCCATATAAATCCAACGATAAATGGTCTTGAACGAGAGCCCTTCGTCTTGGAATAATCGTCCGGCAATCTGTTCAGGGGACCAGGTCTCTCGTAACTTTTCGAGGATGCGAACTCCTTTTTCGATCGTAAACTTTGTCCGTGCACCGCACTTCTTTTTCCGCTCCACATAACGCTTGTCGGCATGGGAAGAATCATAGTGAGGATTTCGTTTCAATTCTCGTGAAATCGTAGAAGGTTGACGCCCTAGGCGTCCAGCAATCTTTCGGATAGAAAAACCTAGCTCGAGATATGTCTCTATTTTGACTCTTTCTGATGTGGTAAGATGAACATAGCTCATAACGAATCCTCCGTTGAATTTGGTGTGGTAACTCTATTCTACACGAGGTCGTTATGGGTTTTTTTGTGTTTTCAGCTAGGTGTTGCACTTAATATTACAATTCGTCATGATAAAATCAAAAGTGTAAAAATATGGATATATACAGAGGAGCGATCGTGTGAAACGTTGGTTCATAGTAGTTGCCAGTTTAGTTGGAGTTATCGGAGGCGGCGCATTGATGATGACGTACGCTTTTACAAAGGACATGGAGTCAGATGGAACGAAAGAGGCTGAAGTACAACAAAAAGCAAAGACTTACTTAAAGAAGCATCTTCCGAAAGCAAAGGTGACCGGTAGTATTTACGACAATATGGGAAATTATTCGTTTGAGTATGCAGCGCGAGCAGTCGATGGAAAAACGAATACTGAGTTTTTCGTCTATCAACAGAAGGAGTCTGGAAAGTTCGTCGATACGTATCATGCGGCACTTTGGGAAGATCGGTTAGAGCAACGGATTCCGTCGCCGACTCTCGAAAAACTGAAGGATCAATTGAGCGTGACCGTACTTTATGACAACGATAAAATTCAGCGACTTGGTAAGGTCCGTTTTGATTCAAAGGCTTATTTACGTGCGGAAATCGCTCCGACGCTCTTGGTGGACGTGCCTCGTAAACGACATGAACAGGATAGAGCACAGATCAAAGAGTGGGCAAAGTCGTTACGTGAGCAAGGAATTCTTCAACACATGACGGTCAAGATTGATTATGTCTCGAAAAAAGGTGAGTTATTGGAGGACGGAAATTCGTTGTTCGTAACGTTATAAAGTGGACCAAAAAAATGAGAATACGCGGTTCCCATTCAATTTGTTATACTGGAAATACTTGTAATGAATAAGGGGGAACTTTCGTGAAACCACCACGCTTACAAAAAGGGGATAAGATTGCCATCGTCTCGCCGGCGTCTGCTGTCGCAGCATACGTACCGCGTCGTCTTGCCCGCGGTATCGCAACACTTGAAAAAATGGGGTTCGAAGTCGTCTTGATGCCGAACGCAACGGCTGTTCATAGTCATACGGCAGGAACAATCGGCGAACGGCTGCAAGACTTACATATGGCGTTCGCTGATCCATCGATCAAAGCGATCATCTCGACGATCGGTGGATTTAACTCGCACCAGTTGCTCGACGAACTCGATTATGAATTGATTCGGAACAATCCGAAGATCTTTGTGGGCTTCAGTGATATCACAGCACTGTTTGCTGGCATCTATCAGCAGACAGGATTGACGACGTTTGTCGGACCCGCACTGCTGACACAATTTGGTCAATTCGATGGTCTAGATCCGTATACGGAAGAGTCGTTCAACCGTACGTTCATGCAGACGGAGCCGATCGGTCGGATCGAAGCGTCTGAAGAGTGGACGGACGAGATTTTACGCTGGGATGTCGCGGACGATCGAAGACGGGAACATCAAGTGAACGCAGGGTACACGATCGTTAAGACCGGCGTCGCAGAAGGTCCGATTCTGACGGGGAACACGGGAACACTTTTACTGCTTGCCGGAACACCTTACCTGCCATCGTTTGACGGTGTCGTCTTGATGCTCGAGGATGACGAAAGTGAGACACCGGAAACGATTGACCGCTATTTCACGCAATTACGACACATGGGTGCGTATGACAAGGTTGCGGCACTCATCGTCGGACGTTTCCCGCGAAAAGTCGATTTTGATCCAGACTTCTCGCTCAAGGACATCATTCTGCGCGCGACAAGGGGTTACGATTTCCCGATCATTCTCGATGCGGACTTCGGGCATACGGATCCTGTTGCGACACTGGCGAATGGAATTCGGATTCGTGTCGAAGCGACGGATTCGGTCACACTCGATATATTAGAGGCAGCTGTCGAGTAAAAAGGTCTGCACGACGCCCTGAAATTTGGTACACTGTACCATGGAATCACGATCTCGAATCGTGACGAATCTCCTGCTGAAAAGCACGAAAGGTTGGTCAAACATGCAAAAAACTGGTCATATCTTATTAGAAGATGGAAATAAAATCGAATTCGAATTGTTCAACGATGAAGCACCGATCACGACTGAAAACTTCGAAAACCTTGCAAACTCGAACTTCTACGATGGATTGAACTTCCACCGTGTCATTCCAGGCTTCGTCTCACAAGGCGGATGCCCAATCGGAAACGGTACAGGTGGTTCAGGAAAAACGATTCCTTGCGAAACGTCAACTTCGTACCCACACAAACACAAAGCAGGTTCACTTTCGATGGCACACGCTGGTCGTAACACAGGATCAAGCCAGTTCTTCATCGTGCATGAGCCACAACCGCACCTCGACGGCGTACACACGGTCTTCGGACAAGTGACTTCAGGTCTCGAGCACGCTCAAAAAATGAAGCAAGGCGCTGGCATCAAAGAAATCCGCGTCGAAGCGTAAGTTCTTGCTCCTCTTCGAACGTTCGAAGAGGAGTTTTTCTTTTTTTAGATCCGGGTACAATCAGTAAGGGAAGTTAACTCGAAAAGGAGTGTTTGTCATGCGATTAGAAGGAAAACGAATCATCCAAGTCGTCAGCAATGACTTCGAGGATTTAGAATTATGGTATCCTGTCCATCGCTTACGTGAAGAAGGGGCAATCGTCGATATCGTCGGAGAGAAGGCGGATGAGACGTACATCGGGAAGTATGGTGTCCCGATTAAATCGAATAAGACGTTCGATGAGATCAACCCGTCGGAATATGATGCGATTCTTGTTCCGGGTGGTTGGTCACCTGATTTGTTACGTCGCTTTGACTCCGTTCTGAATATGGTGCGTCATTTTGACCAGAACAAGCAACCGATCGGTCAAATCTGCCACGCTGGTTGGGTGCTGATCTCTGCAGGCATCTTAAAAGGTGTCAACGTCACGAGTACGCCAGGAATCAAGGATGATATGACGAATGCAGGTGCGATTTGGCACGATGAAGCAGTCGTCGTCGACGGGCATATCGTCTCGAGTCGTCGTCCGCCCGATCTACCAGACTACATGCGTGCCTTCATCCAAGTGATGGAAGAACAAGCATGACTCAGATGCAGGGGACGTCACAAGACGGACTCCTGCATTTTTAGTGGATTATGAAAAAAATGCAGTAATTCTGTGTGAGAAGGTGTAGAATGAATGAGTCTCAGTCGTTCATGCTCCTGAGAGTTGTTGAAATTAGGAAGGTGTAGAATCACATGCTAGTAAAATATAAGAAGTTGAATGAACGGACCGCGATGGGGCTGATCGCCTTTTCGTGCGAAGTGAAGGATCCGAAGTATTTGCTTGAAACGGTTCAAGCCTATGAACAGGAAGAAGACCAACGCTTGTATTTGTACAAACAAGATGAGGATTTCGTTGGTGTCATCGGGTTTCAATTAATGGATGGCCATGCTGAATTGAAACATATCGCCTTATCACCGTCTTTCCGGGGAGAACGGATGTCGTATCTCCTACTCGATGAAGCAGCCAAGCTTCTGCGAACGGATATTACGGGTGCGACCGAAGAGACGCAACGCCTCGTCGACAAATGGAAAAATCAATAAAAAGACCGGTCCATGGCTCAGATGGACCGGTCTCTTCGGTTTTGTAGCGCTTCTTGTCGTGCCGTGACGACATCCGTACGATCGCGTAAACGGTGTTTATGTGTCACATAGTCAAGATCAGGTGCTGTCGCTTCAAGTGCGACGGCTCGGATGACGTCCGAGAAGACAGGTAACGGGATGTGTCGATAAACCTTATCCGTAAAATGGTCGCGATGATCGAGCAAATATGAGACGTCGATCCCGGACGCAATCAGTGATGCCCGGTGACGTTCGATTTTATCGAATGCTTTTGCATACGTCCGCTGTGCCCCAGCCGCATTTCCGCGGCGGTGATGATAGCGGGCGACGGCCAGTTGAATCAGACCGACAAGCGCCTCGTCCTGGCGTTGTCCTTCTTGCCAGACTTCCTCTAAGATTTCATGGCACTCGAAGTAATCGTGCCGAATGTTGAATTCAAATACGAATCGCTCGATTGGATTCATGAAATCACCTCTTCCTTTGAATATAACATAGTCGAACCTATCCGTTGTATGGTATACTAAGGCGCAAAAAACGTTGATGGGCAGGGAGAATCATGGAATCATACAGTGTAAAGATGGATGCGTTTGAAGGCCCGCTGGACTTGCTGTTACACTTGGTTGGTAAATTAGAAATCGATATTTATGATATATCCGTTTCCATGGTGACGGATCAATATGTGTCCTATATCCGTGCGATGCAGCATCTTGAACTAGATGTTGCTAGTGAATATCTTGTCATGGCAGCGACGCTGTTGCAACTGAAAAGCAAACAACTCTTGCCGATCGAACAGACGGAATACGATGAGATTCCCGATTTCGAGGAAGAACCGACGCGAGAAGGTCTGATTCAACAGTTGATCGAGTATAAAGCATACAAAGAAGCAGCACTCGTCCTGAAAGAAAAGGAAGAGGCACGCCTTGAGCTGTTCTCGAAACAACCAGAGGATTTGATGCGTTATCTCGATACGGATGCACAAGAGTATAACGGTACGTTATCACTGAGTGATTTATTACGTGCTTACGAAAAAATGCGCCAACGGGAAGCCTGGAAGGTGCGCCGTTCGAAGACGGTCAAACGGGAAGAACGTTCACTCGAGCAACAGATGGAGTCCGTTGCCCGGTACGTCGCGACCCGTGAGCGGACGACATTCTTCGGCTTTTTTGCGGAGCAACCGACGGTCGAAGAACTAGTCGTCAGCTTCCTCGCT
This region includes:
- a CDS encoding segregation/condensation protein A; its protein translation is MESYSVKMDAFEGPLDLLLHLVGKLEIDIYDISVSMVTDQYVSYIRAMQHLELDVASEYLVMAATLLQLKSKQLLPIEQTEYDEIPDFEEEPTREGLIQQLIEYKAYKEAALVLKEKEEARLELFSKQPEDLMRYLDTDAQEYNGTLSLSDLLRAYEKMRQREAWKVRRSKTVKREERSLEQQMESVARYVATRERTTFFGFFAEQPTVEELVVSFLAVLELVKQRVIDCEQMTDDILLRSMVKEESQIGV
- a CDS encoding peptidylprolyl isomerase, whose product is MQKTGHILLEDGNKIEFELFNDEAPITTENFENLANSNFYDGLNFHRVIPGFVSQGGCPIGNGTGGSGKTIPCETSTSYPHKHKAGSLSMAHAGRNTGSSQFFIVHEPQPHLDGVHTVFGQVTSGLEHAQKMKQGAGIKEIRVEA
- a CDS encoding GNAT family N-acetyltransferase, whose amino-acid sequence is MLVKYKKLNERTAMGLIAFSCEVKDPKYLLETVQAYEQEEDQRLYLYKQDEDFVGVIGFQLMDGHAELKHIALSPSFRGERMSYLLLDEAAKLLRTDITGATEETQRLVDKWKNQ
- a CDS encoding S66 family peptidase; amino-acid sequence: MKPPRLQKGDKIAIVSPASAVAAYVPRRLARGIATLEKMGFEVVLMPNATAVHSHTAGTIGERLQDLHMAFADPSIKAIISTIGGFNSHQLLDELDYELIRNNPKIFVGFSDITALFAGIYQQTGLTTFVGPALLTQFGQFDGLDPYTEESFNRTFMQTEPIGRIEASEEWTDEILRWDVADDRRREHQVNAGYTIVKTGVAEGPILTGNTGTLLLLAGTPYLPSFDGVVLMLEDDESETPETIDRYFTQLRHMGAYDKVAALIVGRFPRKVDFDPDFSLKDIILRATRGYDFPIILDADFGHTDPVATLANGIRIRVEATDSVTLDILEAAVE
- a CDS encoding purine-nucleoside phosphorylase, which encodes MTVNWNETRSFLESKMQAKPEIGLILGSGLGVLADEIENPIAIPYHEIPNFPVSTVEGHAGQLVFGTLEGKQVVAMQGRFHFYEGYSMDMVTFPVRVMKAIGVETLIVTNAAGACNEAFEPGDLMLITDHINFFGTNPLIGKNVDEMGPRFPDMSKPYDAELLRLAQETADELGIRVRQGVYFGNTGPTYETPAEVKMARMLGGDVVGMSTVPEVIVARHSDMRVLGISCVSNMAAGILDQPLHHDEVIETTERVRAHFLSLVRGSIKKM
- a CDS encoding IS30 family transposase encodes the protein MSYVHLTTSERVKIETYLELGFSIRKIAGRLGRQPSTISRELKRNPHYDSSHADKRYVERKKKCGARTKFTIEKGVRILEKLRETWSPEQIAGRLFQDEGLSFKTIYRWIYMGLVEADSGLLRQKGKRQKPRETRGRFNVGLPISKRPADVKARQTFGHWELDTVVSGRGKSKACVATFVERKSRFYLAVPMEDRSAQSMESAIQALHLYFPLGTFQTATTDRGKEFSCHERIRDTLGVPMYFADPYSSWQRGSNENANGLLREFFPKGTDFGKVSRTELAQALAWINGRPRKCLNWKTAYEVFTEEVLHLI
- a CDS encoding pyrimidine-nucleoside phosphorylase; translation: MRMVDLIATKRDGGELATADIQAMVEGFTNGEIPDYQMSAMSMAIFYQGMSDREIADLTMAMVNSGDVIDLSRIHGKKVDKHSTGGVGDKISLIVAPLVASIGIPVAKMSGRGLGHTGGTIDKLEAFPGFDVELSEEAFVSQVNDIKMAIIGQTGNLTPADKKLYALRDVTATVNSIPLIASSIMSKKIAAGADSIVLDVKTGSGAFMKSFEDAKALATEMVSIGKSVNRKTVAVITDMDQPLGFEIGNANEVKEAIEVLQGKDVRDLKVIALTIASHMAVLGEFYPTFDEAYADLETRLGNGAALDVFKKFIAAQGGDASLVDDMTKALETKYEKTFVASKAGYVSEIIADEVGVAAMILGAGRATKADEIDHAASVTLHKKVGDRVEVGDVIATLRSNKETLDQAIEKMDHAYHISETKPEARPLVHAVIQ
- a CDS encoding DUF309 domain-containing protein, whose amino-acid sequence is MNPIERFVFEFNIRHDYFECHEILEEVWQEGQRQDEALVGLIQLAVARYHHRRGNAAGAQRTYAKAFDKIERHRASLIASGIDVSYLLDHRDHFTDKVYRHIPLPVFSDVIRAVALEATAPDLDYVTHKHRLRDRTDVVTARQEALQNRRDRSI
- the deoB gene encoding phosphopentomutase, whose amino-acid sequence is MAQSFKRVFLIVMDSVGIGEAPDAEQFGDLGSHTLGHIARERNGLNMPNMAKLGLSHIEPIEGVSAEEAPLAAYGKMQEVSAGKDTMTGHWEIMGLRIDTPFRVFEKFPHDLIHRLEEFSGRKIIGNKPASGTEILDELGQEHVETGALIVYTSADSVLQIAAHEEVVPLEELYRICEYARDITRDDPYMLGRIIARPFLGEAGAWVRTANRHDYALKPFDRTVMNELETAGLDVISLGKIADIYDGEGVTDAIRTKSNMDGMDQLVKQLDRDFNGLCFLNLVDFDALFGHRRDPQGYGQALEEFDARLPEVFARLNEDDLLIITADHGNDPVHAGTDHTREYVPLLAYHKNGVAKPLGIRETFADLGATVAENFAVKMPAHGTSFLTEL
- a CDS encoding type 1 glutamine amidotransferase domain-containing protein, with translation MRLEGKRIIQVVSNDFEDLELWYPVHRLREEGAIVDIVGEKADETYIGKYGVPIKSNKTFDEINPSEYDAILVPGGWSPDLLRRFDSVLNMVRHFDQNKQPIGQICHAGWVLISAGILKGVNVTSTPGIKDDMTNAGAIWHDEAVVVDGHIVSSRRPPDLPDYMRAFIQVMEEQA